The following proteins are encoded in a genomic region of Struthio camelus isolate bStrCam1 chromosome 3, bStrCam1.hap1, whole genome shotgun sequence:
- the EPCAM gene encoding epithelial cell adhesion molecule: MQLLRGAALLLLLCAIACWAQDECVCTKNKRVTNCVKAEGTCRCESIGSGAIVECNTLTSKCLLMKAEMTGSKAGRRKKPKEAFEDTDGLYDPECENNGMFKAKQCNGTSCWCVNTAGVRRTDKHDTNLKCSQLVRTTWIIIEMKHGERKAPLNAESLKRAFMETITSRYMLDGRYIGDIVYENPYITIDLKQNSSGKSPGDVDIADVAYYFEKDVKGDSIFHNDRFNMSIDDEMLSFEKAVVYYVDEVAPEFSMKSLTAGVIAVIVVVIVAIVAGIVVLICTRRRRGKYVKAEVKEMNEMHRGLNA, translated from the exons ATGCAGCTGCTCCGCGGGGCtgcgctcctgctgctgctctgcgccaTCGCCTGCTGGGCGCAAGACG AGTGCGTTTGCACAAAAAACAAGCGTGTCACCAACTGTGTGAAGGCAGAAGGTACTTGCCGGTGCGAGTCCATTGGCTCCGGTGCTATTGTGGAGTGTAACACTC TGACTTCAAAATGCCTGTTGATGAAAGCAGAAATGACGGGTTCAAAAGCAGGTCGTCGTAAGAAACCAAAAGAGGCATTTGAAGATACTGATGGCCTTTATGATCCTGAATGTGAAAATAATGGCATGTTCAAGGCAAAGCAGTGCAATGGAACCTCCTGCTGGTGTGTGAATACAGCTGGTGTGAGAAGAACTGACAAACATGACACAAACTTGAAGTGCAGCCAGCTAGTCAGAACAAC GTGGATCATCATTGAAATGAAACATGGTGAGAGAAAAGCTCCTCTGAATGCTGAGTCTTTAAAGAG AGCCTTCATGGAAACAATTACCAGTCGTTATATGTTGGATGGACGCTATATAGGTGATATTGTG TATGAAAACCCTTACATTACTATTGATCTGAAGCAGAATTCCTCAGGCAAATCTCCTGGAGACGTGGATATAGCCGATGTGGCTTACTACTTTGAAAAAGAT GTAAAAGGTGACTCCATCTTTCATAACGACAGGTTCAACATGAGTATTGATGATGAAATGCTGAGTTTTGAGAAGGCGGTGGTTTACTATGTAGATGAAGTAGCACCAGAGTTCTCCATGAAGTCACTGACTGCTGGTGTCATTGCGGTCATTGTAGTAGTAATAGTAGCAATAGTTGCTGGAATTGTTGTACTG ATCTGTACAAGACGAAGGAGGGGGAAGTACGTGAAAGCAGAG gtaaaggaaatgaatgaaatgcATAGAGGACTGAACGCGTAA